atagtataattgtggaatCAATAAATCAATAAGTATTCAAAATCTATCTGCAAACAAGAAAAATTAGCAacaataataaagataaaagggGCATTGAGATAGTTgtttagaaaaataaagtagaaattaaaaattgtaaataatgtAGGTTGACTCCTAAGTTCCCCCACCAATAAATTTCTCACTGGTTATCTAAAGATTATCACCATTCAATTCTCACATAGGGTTAAACTAAATTAAACATGTGTTGATTCAATTCAACTGAATCTTATCAAAACATGCGTTTGCTGATGTATTCAATAcctaaaattattaaacaaatatcttcattcccaaacaaatatATTGTTTCCAATTTTGCTTCAGATTTGCGCATTGATTGTAATTGATTCCAGTAATACTGTGAGATATTGCAGAAGATTTTCTTGAATAATATCTTCAAAATACATTTACTCTATTTTTGAAGGGTTTTGCAGAGGAGTTTTAATTGCATGATTTTGAGAGAATATCTCTGCTGATGATTTGctttcaattatttttcttgaGTTATTTGCATATATAATTCTCTAATTCTTTATCTCAGATTTCATTTTCTGTCTTGATTCAAAAAAAGCAACTTCGGTTAAAAACACATAATTAACAGAAATGACAATTAAGGCCTAATAAACCCAATtagaagaatattaattaaaacaatggatttatccATGATTACAATCCAAGAATCTTTTATTAAAGTTATTAAGTGTGAATAAATTTATGTTCATCAACATGTTGTTTCAGGTATTTGCAGATGAACTTTTAAGACACCAACCATTGAGAAGGTATCTTATGATTGTTGCTTCAAAATCTTCAATCCATGAAAAGCTTTTCATGTGTCATTTCAACCAAGGTGACATTGCCATTGTCCTGGAGGTGTTATGTTCTCATTTCATCCTGTCAGTTTCTGATGAGAAAGCAGTTGAGGATTTGACTGTTAGATTATTTTTACATTGGGATAAGGATTTCAGATTTCCTGAACTTAGCATTGCGCCCTCCATTGTATTGCTGCATGACCCTATTGTGCTCTTTGCACCAAAGATGTTCCAGGCACACATAATCTCAATGGTTGCTGAAGCCATTGGTTCTGGCTTATCTTCAGAGATTTTAGCATTCCAGTTAACATCacttcaaaaatctgttatctTGTACTCTACACATGTGTCTAATTTGCAAATAGATGGTTTTCGTGTTGACTTGAAATGTTCCAACAACTCACATCTTCTTCACAAAGGTCAGCTAAAATTTGAATCTTATATCCAGCAAGGCACCAGAAGCAGATTAAATAAAGTCTTACCAAAATCAGATGATTCATGGGACTCCTATCAATGCAAACTGTTCTCCAAAACAAAAGCCGATCTTTTGGCTGAATATATTGCATTTATGAAAGAGAGACAATACCTATTTGATGATTCATACAGGGAAGTGATTACCTCAATCTTAAATTGTATAATCCATCAAGCTTTCTCTCAAGATGCAGCTGGAGATGCTGTATACAATATAAAGGAAAACACTAGTTCACAAGATATATGTCTTCTTGGATCCATATTGAAGCTGATGAGTGTTTCATTGCTACAGGCAATTAAGTATCTAAGTAATAGTGGTGATTCGGATTGTTTGAATACCATGAAAAGTGCCATTGTGCGTGAGAAATATGATTTATTGATCAGCATCATTGACCATTTTCAACCGTTTAAGATTTGTTTACCAATTCAAACTTTCTTGCATGATGAGATGAAAAGTCAGAAATCAAATTACAAAGTCTCCAAGTCATTGCTCGTGCACTTTACTGGCTTGTTATCTTTAAGTTTTAACAATGGACTTGAATTGCTAGCAAAGGGGTGTATATCCGTACTTATGGCATTGGTGTATCTGTTTGTTTTTGAAGAGGGAGATTTACTTGCTTTGGGATCATTGAGGGGTCTGTCATTGCGGCCTGGCTTGTCCAAAATTTCATATGTTAATAGCGGAAAGGTGAATTGTGTCTTCAGTTCTCATGAACTTGaatttagtttatatttcatTCTAAATTGTGGATAAATTTTGCAGGGTGCAAGAGATAAGCAATCTGTCTATAAAGTTGCAGAAGAGTTTCGTAGAATTCAATCATGTAATTTGAGGTACATATTGTATCTATATCTTTTTAGGCTTTACATGGTGTTGTCTTTTTCAGTTACAGATGCTCAATTTCTCTATTCAAGCATGTAATTTGAGGCTTGCTTAACGGGTGCTTGAATAGCCATCATAAGTTCAATTCATTGTTAAGCCTAAGAAAACACCACGCTGTTGGGGTACATAGTTAGAGGCCCACTGATTTTGCTGTTAGTTTTGTTAAGGAGCAGTTGTCTTCTGTCCTAGTTATGGCCTCTTTGAAGGACTACCCTTTATTTGATTAAACTATACTGCATATTCTCTTGGAATTTTGGGGCATATTTAGATCTTGAGGGACTTCATTTAGTTTAGTGCATCAATGGTAGAGAGTTTGAGGGATTCCATTTAGTTTAATTTAACAGTGGTTCCACTTGTGATATTTAGATTGCATGAATTATTGTCGTGTTATTTTTATTCATGCATTTTTTCCCACCCAAATGTAGTAACAAACATTATGCAATCAAGCGACGAGGGTTAACTCTAGTGGAATGTCTTGGTCTCACTTCGGGCTAGGGATCCTATCCTTCattttttgtttgaattatATGCAAGTACCATTGTCTCCCAAGAACAAGGCAACCTTCCCTCCTTAGCTTCCCATAAACTTTTTCTCTGACCTCCAAAAAACGATGATTATGCAATGATTTATAATCTCCACTGAAATTAAGTGGCAAATATCTtatattttctcattttttttggTAAAGTGACATGATTTGCGTAAATAAGTTGTCCTCCAATTGATTGGTTTCGTTTTTTGTACTATTCCTCTTTTGTGCTTTTTCTGAACTATCCTGTATTTTTCAGAATGGATTCCTTGACCTCCTGTGACGACGAGGATGGCACAGAGAAAACCTGCAATGGGAAAATGTTTCTTAATTGCTTATTCGAAAACCCCAAAAACTTACCCGACTATGATGAACTTGCAGATTTCCTTGAGTGTAAGACTGGGAAAAATTATTCCAAGTGGTTGACTGATCGACAAAAATATAGATATCGGAAGTATAAGAAAAAACTAGAATTAAGGAAAACTAAGATGAAAAAAAAGCGTACGTTTGTGAAGAAGCATTGAAGGTGATAGATATAATCCATGATCTTACCCCGTGTACATGTAAATGAATAACCTATATTTTTTGGCTCTTCATTCTTAGCTATATTTTAGTGCAGAGATATTTTGGCTCTTCATTCAAGAGCACAGCTCCAAGACAAGGGTTAAAAAACTTCTTATGCTAACAATAGATGATGAATTTATTGAGAATATAGTTTTCGTTAAACCCTAGGGAGGATATAAACATTATAAACATTGAGATGAAAATCTCTTTATCTCCGATACCAAGGTGCTTTATTTATACTCAAAAAACAAATAGAGGATTTTCTATattctaataataattatatgatacgggaataaataaaataaattcttaatatatatatatatatatatatataatccagatattattgatgatataaaattaattgcttatttcaatattttcctgatttctttatttttataattataatactttttttttaacttggaGCCTATAGgtaatatattaactaattgaTCATTGGAATTCACAAATTTAGTGATGTTATCAGAttccacttttttttcttaagaattgataattaataaaataggtTGAAAtcctgtaatttttttaaaatcttgtgcttttttaaaatttatatatatatatatatatatatattaaaagtacatttaatcatataaatattttctaaatttttaattggTTAATTAATGTCTCTAATtcaataaactaaaataattatctttttacAGGTTAAATAGTtccattataattaatatttataatattattgtatatttgtattttttcaaataatataatagaaaaaaattattcttttaaactattttttattttaattttaattaaaaaataaagttgagTCGGGAAAAAGTTTGAAAGCACTAAACCGACTAGTCACTGCTATTGTCTTTAACCTTCAACAAAATACATACTTACAACCCCTTTTAAACAAGGCAAAAACATGTCAGGTGGGATATGActcatctttttttattttcttggcATAATTGAAGGAGCATATCCAAAGAAATCAAATGGAAGTTATTTACCGTTCACAATTAATTGTTATCAAAGGGAGGTTACTTACCATTctcaattaattgtttttttattattgttgtctcctagaaccactatatatataGTGGCTTCTTTCAAGAAATGTAACACAACAAAACAACAACATACACTTGTTTCCTCTCTCCTTtcatatactctctatttcttctcttgggtgtaagtgttaacccatatagagagaatttgttttggggTTATTTATCTATTAGGTTGAGAGGAATTCATAGTACTCccagtaccattatagtggaagttttgactctctcgccggtggtttttacttttatttaaaggggttttccacctaaaaattctggtatcattctcatttttcttgttactttaatttctcataatctttggttgaaattatcacgcttccacacacgatatccctacaaattGGCATCAAAGCTTTTTTGATAATTCAACCTGGATTTGTTATTCAATAATGTCAAAATTCgatattgagaaatttgatggtaaaatAAGTTTTGCTATCTGGCGAGTCCAGATGTTAGCTGTTCTCAcccagaatggtttaaagaaagttCTAGCTGGTAAAATGACGAAGCCAACCGCTATGACGGAGGAGCAGTGGGATGAGATGAATGAAAAGGCATTGTCTGCAATCCAGTTATGCTTGTCCCGTGAGGTGTTGCGTGAGGTCATCAACGAGAAAACTGCAACAGGCATATGGAGTAAATTGGAGTCTCTATACATGACCAAAAGTCTTGCAAACAAACTCTGGTTAAAGGAGCGACTCTTTACACTCTGAATGTCCGAAGGTACTCCCATCCAATCTCACCTTGATGAATTTATttccatcataattgatttggaaaatttggatgttaaaattgatgatgaggataaagccgctctacttattgtttctctacCACCCTCGTATCGACAATTCATAGAAATTATGTTATACGATAATTATCTTATCTTAAGCTTTGATGATGTCAAAACTAATTTACtagccaaagaaaaatttgacACTGAAATTCATTATGGAATCTCCGGTGAAGGATTATAAATCCAGGTCAAAATCTAGAGGCAAGAACTCCAAATATTGTCATTATTGCTAGAAAAAGGGATACGAGATCTTTGAATGTTATAAATTGAAGAATAagcaagatagagaagataagagaaatggtaaacaaccagaaaaatctgtcgaagccagtattgttgaaactgaatctaatggggattgttttgtagcttccaacactgaacaaaaggtataaaaatgaatggattcttgattctagttgtacttttcacatgtctcacaatagagactggtttaccacatatgaACCAATTTATGATGGTCTTGTTTTAATGGGAAACGATGCTCAATGTAAAGTTGTTGGTGAaggaacaatcaaaatcaagacacatGATGGAATTGTTAGAACTTTAACAGGTGTCAGATATGTCCCTGAGTTGAAACGAAATCTCATTTCCTTAGGTACCCTTGAATCTTATGGGTGTAGATACTCAGTTGAAGGTGGAGTTTTAAAAGTGTCTAAAGGAGTTATTGTGTTACTAAAGGCAATTCGATGTGATAGTTTGTTTGTG
This genomic stretch from Phaseolus vulgaris cultivar G19833 unplaced genomic scaffold, P. vulgaris v2.0 scaffold_66, whole genome shotgun sequence harbors:
- the LOC137817449 gene encoding uncharacterized protein, whose protein sequence is MDEANYTELYQSLSNFTVEDPFLQGKDHRRICETLFEQLHSTFDRFFSALPLHHIHDLQYRPLPPPNSRLWPVVKNLCLILRCCLLLLTIPHSDQKFLLLKCRSLLRILNSFLSINVTEHHGVRFRNFLSDVDLDLDDSCRPFLRSLLEVFADELLRHQPLRRYLMIVASKSSIHEKLFMCHFNQGDIAIVLEVLCSHFILSVSDEKAVEDLTVRLFLHWDKDFRFPELSIAPSIVLLHDPIVLFAPKMFQAHIISMVAEAIGSGLSSEILAFQLTSLQKSVILYSTHVSNLQIDGFRVDLKCSNNSHLLHKGQLKFESYIQQGTRSRLNKVLPKSDDSWDSYQCKLFSKTKADLLAEYIAFMKERQYLFDDSYREVITSILNCIIHQAFSQDAAGDAVYNIKENTSSQDICLLGSILKLMSVSLLQAIKYLSNSGDSDCLNTMKSAIVREKYDLLISIIDHFQPFKICLPIQTFLHDEMKSQKSNYKVSKSLLVHFTGLLSLSFNNGLELLAKGCISVLMALVYLFVFEEGDLLALGSLRGLSLRPGLSKISYVNSGKGARDKQSVYKVAEEFRRIQSCNLRMDSLTSCDDEDGTEKTCNGKMFLNCLFENPKNLPDYDELADFLECKTGKNYSKWLTDRQKYRYRKYKKKLELRKTKMKKKRTFVKKH